From Actinomycetota bacterium, the proteins below share one genomic window:
- the tyrS gene encoding tyrosine--tRNA ligase: protein MSEREQSNVPPARRAPSDLDALLAGPAEVIPESGLEVKLALGRPLRVKLGLDPTASEVTLGWAVVLRKLRQFQDAGHTAVLIVGDFTARLGDPSGRTETRPRLGRDTVRAYAERLLDQFWVILDRDRTEVRSNSEWLEPLGMEEILGLTSSYTVARMLERDDFAKRYADGRPISIMEFLYPLLQGYDSVAVEADVELGGNDQRFNLLVGRDLQREFDQEPQVALTMPLLVGTDGVHKMSQSLGNYVGITEPPDAMFGKLVRVRDELIAEYRRLTLDFFRDPAESQRVEVALSSGERVPWDEKRRLAREVVDLYHGEGAGDRAQAEFDRVHKEGAVPDEVRDVVVPRSALIVTKKDGVTVLDRAALLTTLGLAESKSAARRLFEQDGVRMGGTVVKDPEIRVDVPGLRAEDALAELEGSVWQVGRRRFARVAGFS from the coding sequence GTGAGCGAACGGGAGCAATCGAATGTCCCCCCCGCTCGAAGGGCTCCATCAGACCTCGATGCGCTCCTCGCCGGACCAGCAGAGGTCATTCCCGAGAGCGGTCTCGAGGTCAAGCTCGCGCTGGGCCGGCCGCTTCGCGTCAAGCTCGGCCTCGATCCGACCGCCAGCGAGGTGACGCTCGGATGGGCGGTCGTGCTGCGCAAGCTTCGGCAGTTCCAGGACGCCGGTCACACCGCCGTCCTGATCGTCGGCGACTTCACCGCGCGCCTCGGCGATCCGTCGGGAAGAACGGAGACCCGCCCGCGCCTCGGCAGGGACACCGTGCGGGCGTACGCGGAACGACTGCTCGACCAGTTCTGGGTCATCCTCGACCGCGATCGAACGGAGGTCCGTTCGAACTCGGAATGGCTCGAGCCGCTCGGAATGGAAGAGATCCTCGGCCTCACGTCCTCGTACACCGTCGCGCGCATGCTCGAGCGCGACGACTTCGCGAAGCGCTACGCAGACGGTAGGCCGATCTCGATCATGGAGTTCCTCTATCCGCTGCTGCAGGGGTACGACTCCGTGGCGGTTGAGGCCGACGTCGAGCTCGGAGGGAACGACCAGCGGTTCAACCTGCTCGTGGGTCGAGACCTCCAGCGCGAGTTCGATCAGGAACCGCAGGTCGCGCTCACCATGCCGCTTCTCGTGGGGACCGATGGTGTCCACAAGATGAGCCAATCGCTCGGCAACTACGTCGGGATCACCGAGCCGCCTGACGCGATGTTCGGCAAGCTCGTTCGGGTGCGGGACGAGCTCATCGCCGAGTACCGGCGACTGACGCTCGACTTCTTCCGCGACCCGGCCGAGTCACAGCGCGTCGAGGTGGCCCTTTCCTCGGGAGAGCGCGTTCCATGGGACGAGAAGCGGCGATTGGCGCGCGAGGTCGTCGACCTCTACCACGGCGAGGGCGCCGGCGACCGGGCACAGGCGGAGTTCGACCGCGTCCACAAGGAAGGAGCGGTTCCGGACGAGGTCCGCGACGTGGTCGTCCCCCGCTCGGCGCTCATCGTGACGAAGAAGGACGGCGTCACCGTCCTCGATCGAGCGGCGCTGCTGACGACGCTCGGCCTGGCGGAATCGAAGTCCGCCGCGCGCCGGCTGTTCGAGCAGGACGGGGTCCGAATGGGGGGGACCGTCGTCAAGGATCCTGAGATTCGCGTCGACGTCCCCGGCCTGCGCGCGGAGGACGCCCTCGCCGAGCTCGAGGGGTCCGTGTGGCAGGTGGGGAGGCGCCGTTTCGCCAGGGTGGCCGGCTTCTCGTGA